Proteins from one Anastrepha obliqua isolate idAnaObli1 chromosome 2, idAnaObli1_1.0, whole genome shotgun sequence genomic window:
- the LOC129238597 gene encoding lambda-crystallin homolog, with amino-acid sequence MASKGKVGIVGSGLIGRSWSMLFASVGYQVVLYDSVPAQIENALKETEKELKSLESKGLLRGKLNASEQFALISGTTDIKEMVKGAIFIQECIPERLDWKQALYKQLDEIVDEQTILSSSTSTFLPSLFSKDLKHRSNIIVSHPVNPPYYVPLVEVVPAPWTKPEVMKKTRAIMEEIGQKPVVLSREIEGFVLNRIQYAILNETWRLVQSGIVDVKDVDSVMSDGLGMRYAFLGPLETAHLNAEGMTNYFERYTNTIYAVSETMGPTPKMEGPTAVEIAKQLELMVPLDKLQERRNYRDNCLTQLSILKRKLNE; translated from the exons atggcAAGTAAAGGCAAAGTGGGCATTGTGGGCAG TGGCCTAATTGGACGTTCTTGGTCGATGTTATTCGCCTCGGTTGGCTACCAAGTTGTCCTCTACGATAGCGTTCCCGCACAAATCGAAAATGCATTGAAGGAAACCGAAAAGGAACTTAAATCCTTGGAATCGAAAGGATTGCTACGTGGCAAACTTAATGCCAGCGAACAGTTCGCTCTTATTTCGGGTACAACTGATATAAAAGAGATGGTAAAAGGTGCCATTTTCATACAGGAATGCATACCAGAACGTTTGGATTGGAAGCAGGCACTCTACAAGCAATTAgatgaaattgtagatgagcAAACCATACTGTCCAGTTCGACAAGCACCTTCCTGCCATCGCTGTTCTCCAAAGACCTCAAGCACCGGTCAAAC ATAATCGTCTCCCACCCCGTCAATCCACCTTACTATGTGCCTCTAGTCGAGGTAGTGCCCGCACCATGGACAAAACCCGAGGTGATGAAAAAGACACGCGCCATTATGGAAGAAATCGGCCAGAAGCCCGTAGTACTAAGCCGTGAAATCGAAGGATTCGTACTTAATCGCATTCAATATGCCATACTGAACGAAACCTGGCGTTTGGTCCAAAGCGGCATCGTCGATGTTAAGGACGTGGATAGTGTAATGTCGGATGGTTTGGGTATGCGTTATGCATTTTTGGGACCACTTGAAACGGCGCATTTGAATGCTGAAGGTATGACCAATTACTTCGAACGCTACACAAATACCATCTATGCAGTGAGTGAAACCATGGGTCCGACACCGAAGATGGAAGGCCCAACAGCTGTGGAGATTGCCAAGCAATTGGAGCTGATGGTGCCATTAGATAAGTTGCAGGAGCGACGAAATTATCGCGATAATTGTTTAACACAGTTGAGCATTCTGAAGAGGAAATTAAATGAATAG